The genomic window CTATGATGCCATACTCTCCAATCGCAATTATCTCATTGGTGGACATGTAGGCTCTAACTATTCCAATGAAGCATTTAATACCACAGAGTGGAGAGGATTTATCAGTTCCCAAATGGCCAAATGGTTGAATATTGCCACAAATTGGACTATTTATTCAGATCCTAAAAATCTCACCGTTGTACATTTGGAGGATATTAAGGACAATCTAAAAGGCTCTTTGGAGGACATCCTTCAACGTGTATTTCACATCCGTCCAAATCAGATTCGACTCAAATGTGTGCTCAAACATAGAAACGGATTTTTCCATCGGGGTGCTTCTATTATGAGAGGAGACAAAAGTCTTCGAATAATTCCGTATCGTATAGAAGAAAGGGTTCATATGGATGAAATAATTGACTACCTAAACGATATCCTCATACGAAAGGGTTATCATCCCCTCCCTCTCCATCGATACAACTACTATCGTCAGAGTGATGAAGAAATTCTTGCAATGTTCGAGGCTCAACGCAAAGAAAACCTCGGTGGTCATGAAACTTCATTTGAACAAACAGAGGAGAACGAAGATACAAAGGGATTAGAAATGGTGCTCAATTCTTACATTCGAAAGTTGGACAAGGATGGAACTAGATTTAATTTGGATAAGGAACCACTTGTATCCAAGTACACtcttaagatatttaaaaaggCTCTCAAATTTTGGCCATCAATTCAGAATACTTTTAAGTCTCGGGATCCTATTTTGGAGGAGAATCAAAAAGATGGTTCGGGGATACGCCGTCTCGAAGATATTCCTCTGCCAAGTATTTCGATTCTTTGATGGACTTAATACGCTTAAATCATGATGTATAAAcgtcaattataattatatataatatttaaatgctaGTACCTGGAGATTTGATGGATTAAaccaacaataacaaaaaacaaattttttttttaaccaaaaggGAAAATATCGACTGCTTctttatgtataaagaaaaaaaaatacttgtatcaacataaaaatacctttatttatgtacatacgaCCAACGATGTAAGAATAAACTTATAGTAACAAACCACAAATTGAAGTATGTCAATAACTTTCATACATCATTAAGATATATTCAGATTGTTTCTAGGTACACGTATTTCCATATGagccataatatttttaaatcactgGGGATGTACAcgtattaaatatctttaattacgaattattttattaatgctttaaataactccagaatttaataaaacttgtcgatagacaacatttgaaaaagccatgggtttttgaaattttttgtggatagttgtggatttaaaaaaaaaaattaacatcaaattgtatatttgaaatttttttttcaaaaaatttattatttgaaacttgatttttcaaatttttttcagaaataaatttttagttttttttctttttttcttatcttatgCCATGAATGCTGGCATAGATATCTCAATCTTTGCATGGTAGGAGGTGTAGCCTGTTTGAAGCCTAACAAATACTTGTTTCTATCATTTTACGTATTGACTAAGTCATTTTATCAATCATACCGAGTGGTCCTTTAAAATCAGAatgctttgaattttaaaattcaacaagaaataatttattaattaacatttaaatttcaacgaaattaatactataaatagatgtgtttatgaggtctcttaatcattaatttatccGCCCTTAGCCATGGCTTTCAAGAGTCGGGGGAAGgtctggcacccgctgcagattTAATACTTTGTCATGGTGTACCATTAttggctgacagtggcattgaggTCCTCGATGTTTGAATGACGGACGCAGCTGGTCTTCCCtccgacatgcacccaaaaggtttATTCAaggaggttggcatcagggatgtaggggatccaaaaatgtcaaaaaagagttcaaaaatactcaaaaactcattcaaaacaGTCTTCTTTCATtgcttgtgtcaaaagtggcctctccacccagACAAGgctcttttttgatagctctttggacagtctggtgtagAACCCCTATATCGCTTGCATGGGGTCTCGTGGACTCgaggggattggcctgagcTATTGTTTTAACTcttccggatccagtttggcctttttgacgaACCCTTTCTTCCTGtct from Lepeophtheirus salmonis chromosome 1, UVic_Lsal_1.4, whole genome shotgun sequence includes these protein-coding regions:
- the LOC121132070 gene encoding WSCD family member AAEL009094, which encodes MKAKRWLRNNSGCLCVFLLGLFFVLTLFTKYSSKRGREGNISRFVELLEEEDGDQGRFKCEEGVKLLLSRTLPSKSAFPSEDKECRNFEIRHLKPGCIAPKALVSYPGSGNTWLRYLLDTSVGIFTGSRYKDLEIQSSGMWGEIRPWNDGSTLVQKTHDASHGHVLTDFKGGRGLLLIRNPYDAILSNRNYLIGGHVGSNYSNEAFNTTEWRGFISSQMAKWLNIATNWTIYSDPKNLTVVHLEDIKDNLKGSLEDILQRVFHIRPNQIRLKCVLKHRNGFFHRGASIMRGDKSLRIIPYRIEERVHMDEIIDYLNDILIRKGYHPLPLHRYNYYRQSDEEILAMFEAQRKENLGGHETSFEQTEENEDTKGLEMVLNSYIRKLDKDGTRFNLDKEPLVSKYTLKIFKKALKFWPSIQNTFKSRDPILEENQKDGSGIRRLEDIPLPSISIL